In Fibrobacter sp., a single genomic region encodes these proteins:
- the tagD gene encoding glycerol-3-phosphate cytidylyltransferase, with protein sequence MKRVITYGTFDLLHYGHINLLRRAKALGDYLIVALSTDEFNWNAKQKKCYFSFEKRKQLLEAIRYVDLVIPEENWEQKKTDVKEYHIDTFVMGDDWKGKFDFLKEQCEVVYLERTPEISTTQIKKDLENK encoded by the coding sequence ATGAAACGCGTTATTACGTACGGAACTTTCGACCTCCTCCATTATGGTCACATCAACCTGCTCCGCCGCGCAAAGGCCCTGGGCGACTACCTGATCGTAGCCCTTTCGACCGACGAATTCAACTGGAACGCCAAGCAGAAGAAATGCTATTTCAGTTTCGAGAAGCGCAAGCAGTTGCTGGAAGCCATCCGTTACGTAGACCTGGTCATCCCCGAAGAAAACTGGGAGCAGAAAAAGACCGACGTGAAGGAATACCACATCGACACGTTCGTAATGGGCGATGACTGGAAAGGCAAATTCGATTTTCTAAAAGAACAATGCGAAGTCGTTTATCTGGAACGTACTCCGGAAATCAGCACGACGCAAATCAAGAAAGACTTGGAGAATAAATAA
- a CDS encoding phosphorylcholine transferase LicD, which yields MTEPERIVAEGIVPPNFLDEEIQCEFLVDSHRKKIWAVELELMLEIDRVCKKHNLRYFLMCGTLLGAIRHKGFIPWDDDADLAMPREDYEKFIRLGDEFKHPIFLQTPYTDNDYAASFARVRNANTSAISPIIKYQKMNQGLFVDIFPLDNLVEEGAQERYEQINRLNIENGTFMRLTNPELNEKNRQRVAAYNRDHMKDFEEIQRIATMYNDRKTEKIAIMLFTAEPLEINTWNAVDFESSVEAEFAGHMFPIPSGYKNILTQAYGDYMAFPPVEDRGKHHGHYILEPDIPYKEFLENGCKA from the coding sequence ATGACCGAGCCCGAAAGAATTGTCGCGGAAGGCATCGTTCCGCCGAATTTTCTGGACGAAGAAATCCAATGCGAATTCCTCGTCGATTCCCACAGGAAAAAAATCTGGGCGGTCGAACTGGAACTGATGCTGGAAATCGACAGGGTCTGCAAGAAACACAACCTGCGCTACTTCCTCATGTGCGGAACGCTGCTCGGCGCTATCCGCCATAAGGGATTTATCCCGTGGGATGACGATGCCGACCTCGCCATGCCGCGCGAAGACTACGAGAAGTTCATCCGCCTCGGCGACGAATTCAAGCACCCCATCTTTTTGCAGACTCCTTACACGGACAACGATTACGCCGCCTCGTTTGCACGAGTCCGCAATGCGAACACGAGCGCCATCAGCCCCATCATCAAATACCAGAAGATGAACCAGGGGCTCTTCGTCGACATCTTCCCGCTGGACAATCTCGTGGAAGAAGGCGCCCAGGAACGCTACGAACAGATAAACCGGCTCAATATCGAGAACGGGACGTTCATGCGCCTGACCAATCCGGAACTGAACGAAAAGAACCGTCAGCGCGTCGCCGCGTACAACCGCGACCACATGAAGGATTTCGAAGAAATCCAGCGCATCGCCACGATGTACAACGACCGCAAGACCGAAAAAATCGCCATCATGCTCTTTACCGCCGAACCCCTGGAAATAAACACCTGGAACGCGGTGGATTTCGAGAGCTCGGTCGAGGCCGAATTTGCCGGACACATGTTCCCCATTCCGTCCGGGTACAAGAATATCCTTACGCAGGCCTACGGCGACTACATGGCGTTCCCGCCTGTAGAAGACCGCGGCAAGCATCACGGGCACTACATCCTGGAACCGGATATCCCGTACAAGGAATTCCTGGAAAACGGCTGCAAGGCTTAA
- a CDS encoding LicD family protein, producing the protein MGVKQIIIKCMGPLYPILFKTKIRNRKLEKEVKNLTFQVNYLKHHCDIGQLKPATGVLREFQLAEVDFADYILGLLKPYGIQMYLEGGALLGAKRHKGFIPWDDDIDIAMARSDYNKLLEVLKTDSNFVWIDSSKKTGYYSEYYDKLIRENPNKNIVIKTPHCMHVFNGTCLRDVRNIEFFPNDFLKEEVTEEQYLAFRDKVITFMRVPHTWKEIFDFYETNWKESGIYSLEPTSRIVPGLGNWDLTMYGFHGFRHHDDVYPLTTIMFEGKEFACPNKAEEILNREYGKSWRDYPKDIGIPHTLLDKNTYFKMTGEPLIDYSEF; encoded by the coding sequence ATGGGTGTAAAGCAAATTATCATCAAGTGCATGGGTCCTCTTTACCCGATACTTTTCAAGACTAAAATCAGGAACAGGAAACTGGAAAAAGAAGTCAAGAACTTGACGTTCCAAGTCAACTACCTGAAGCACCACTGCGACATCGGGCAACTGAAACCCGCGACAGGAGTTCTCCGCGAATTCCAGCTCGCCGAAGTCGATTTTGCGGACTACATTCTCGGCCTGCTCAAGCCCTACGGCATCCAGATGTACCTCGAAGGCGGCGCGCTGCTCGGCGCCAAGCGCCACAAGGGATTCATTCCCTGGGACGACGATATCGATATCGCCATGGCCCGCTCCGACTACAACAAGCTGCTTGAAGTGCTGAAGACCGATTCCAACTTCGTCTGGATCGATTCTTCCAAGAAGACGGGTTACTATTCCGAATACTACGACAAGCTCATTCGCGAGAACCCGAACAAGAATATCGTCATCAAGACTCCTCACTGCATGCACGTGTTCAACGGCACCTGCCTGAGGGACGTAAGGAACATCGAATTCTTCCCGAACGACTTCTTGAAGGAAGAAGTGACCGAGGAACAGTACCTCGCGTTCAGGGACAAGGTCATCACCTTCATGCGCGTGCCGCATACTTGGAAGGAAATCTTCGACTTCTACGAAACCAACTGGAAGGAAAGCGGCATCTACTCGCTGGAGCCGACTTCCCGAATCGTTCCGGGTCTTGGCAACTGGGACCTGACCATGTACGGATTCCACGGTTTCAGGCATCACGACGACGTGTACCCGCTTACGACCATCATGTTCGAAGGCAAGGAATTCGCCTGCCCGAACAAGGCCGAAGAAATCCTGAACCGCGAATACGGGAAAAGCTGGCGCGACTACCCCAAGGACATCGGCATTCCGCACACCCTGCTGGACAAGAATACCTACTTCAAGATGACCGGCGAACCTCTGATCGACTACAGCGAATTCTAG
- a CDS encoding DUF6564 domain-containing protein, with protein sequence MKYLIITVAGTATRFNRDTEKETLKCLYYKDSPKFALLNQLIKNCGEYDKYIIVGGYLYSALEAYVKENLQAYGDRIELVYNEHFKDYGSGYSLYKGIEAVKEQGDVTFVEGDLFFLKENFKPVYDSEKSVLTINREPIYSNKAVALYVSTDGRPHYLYDTNHSSLTIPEPFLAVFNSAQMWKFQSAEKLHEAVASLTEKQLQGTNLEIIQAYFNKLSREEYDVVTFDAWYNCNTVADYNIVRELME encoded by the coding sequence AAGTGCCTTTACTATAAGGATTCTCCGAAGTTTGCGCTGCTGAACCAGCTCATCAAAAACTGCGGCGAATACGACAAGTACATCATCGTGGGCGGTTACCTCTATTCCGCGCTCGAAGCCTACGTGAAGGAAAATCTCCAGGCTTACGGCGACAGGATTGAACTCGTCTACAACGAACATTTCAAGGACTACGGTTCGGGTTACAGCCTGTACAAGGGCATCGAAGCCGTGAAGGAACAGGGCGATGTCACTTTCGTGGAAGGCGACCTGTTCTTCTTGAAGGAAAATTTCAAGCCGGTTTACGATAGCGAAAAGAGCGTGCTCACGATAAACCGCGAGCCCATCTATTCGAACAAGGCGGTCGCGCTCTATGTATCGACGGATGGCCGCCCGCATTACCTGTACGACACGAACCATTCTTCGCTCACGATTCCGGAGCCGTTCCTCGCGGTGTTCAATTCCGCGCAGATGTGGAAGTTCCAGTCCGCAGAAAAATTGCACGAGGCAGTCGCTTCGCTGACCGAAAAGCAACTCCAGGGCACGAACCTCGAGATTATTCAGGCGTATTTCAACAAGCTCTCCCGCGAAGAATACGACGTGGTCACGTTCGATGCCTGGTACAACTGCAACACCGTTGCGGACTACAACATTGTCCGCGAACTTATGGAGTAG
- a CDS encoding LicD family protein, with amino-acid sequence MEMPFDIQRVQDRLLTMAKTIATILEKNDIPYEIAFGTLLGAVRHGGFIPWDDDFDFFLFDDTYEKAMDILSKELPADMFLENEKTEPNFFHAWSRVKDTGTECTYEHYPQDEIYSHHGLCVDLFRIKKINARDFAQFRYEHAVAYIDRRKKLGLIAPEEYEKRKASFDARKGTEVINEDRELLAYPFDIGMQYPEDVFPLKRYKIGDYDFWGPINPDRILTMRYGKYMELPPVEARIPHFGSVTFIEKE; translated from the coding sequence ATGGAAATGCCCTTTGACATCCAGCGCGTGCAGGACCGTCTCTTGACAATGGCGAAGACCATCGCCACCATCCTCGAAAAGAACGACATCCCCTACGAAATCGCATTCGGAACGCTTCTCGGGGCCGTACGCCACGGCGGGTTCATCCCCTGGGACGACGACTTCGACTTCTTCCTGTTCGACGACACCTACGAGAAGGCCATGGATATCCTTTCGAAGGAACTCCCTGCCGACATGTTCCTCGAAAACGAAAAGACCGAGCCGAACTTTTTCCATGCATGGTCCCGCGTAAAGGACACGGGCACCGAATGCACGTACGAACATTACCCGCAAGACGAAATCTATTCGCATCACGGGCTCTGCGTCGACCTGTTCCGAATCAAGAAAATCAACGCACGCGATTTTGCCCAGTTCCGCTACGAACATGCAGTCGCCTATATCGACCGCCGCAAAAAACTCGGGCTCATCGCCCCGGAAGAATACGAGAAGCGCAAGGCTTCTTTCGATGCGCGCAAGGGAACTGAAGTCATCAACGAAGACCGCGAACTGCTCGCCTACCCGTTCGATATCGGCATGCAGTATCCCGAAGACGTGTTCCCGCTCAAGCGCTACAAAATCGGCGACTACGATTTCTGGGGCCCAATCAACCCTGACCGCATCCTCACCATGCGCTACGGCAAATACATGGAATTGCCTCCGGTAGAAGCGAGAATTCCCCATTTCGGCAGTGTCACGTTTATCGAAAAGGAATAA